A genomic region of Corticium candelabrum chromosome 22, ooCorCand1.1, whole genome shotgun sequence contains the following coding sequences:
- the LOC134197537 gene encoding uncharacterized protein LOC134197537: MAQASQTVSSQMLSSQTYSSEKIGMGTLTSAADLSDIIISCCLETQSNEDFMIMKIKLKSLLRQFGLVHLLKTVKDTFELFDTVFSNEHPNLTDLQKLELLKEVMKATGKHHMVDKVGQAYKQICQMQCLSATDSLNSTSSQCPQLVFQSEDGDFRNEYLAGSHGIRDDLLKYFSVVKENIGRQWTDLGRKLETTEADIEDIQDHNNNHSSCCYAMLIKWERTNGQHATKLKLEQALTRIQRKDIVDMLRATCSAQSGLPISTPTMVGYEQPAAAQILQNPADPISVSSNTSRKINHQNGVQQSGATGHPMQCSDASHKMASDHRYQVVKPEADLTHVQLQQSSSLNSLSSQYPLQPIGVQSNHGDCSLLIDTPDDVDQACTLPKVDHRKLLASYKRQDPSMIDTFHTVAKNRKICHLVFVAVGRTGVGKTTSMNEVLGTITRENSDAQRGTIGQGMSETQFASTWTRSYSYEDSTTYKLSFIDTPGLGDNSCNGLTDEEVCERICWATDPITKEENTQVMMVYFSPAPSSIDAKEIESIKTLETATGLDLFCVVLTMARSPITNACLKWDECKQDIKNSLDVITEEFQTDYINEHIEDDDSDTDRDLLLSNAKKEINADADGLPKKRGIKEKFLQIFWRRKFQKTKTQWYEERLRRQNKLPVPVVMLENTELLQTENCNVEQLFKHWVELLGENSPLFLLMTCDEVMSHPKSKFYFQEHRKAGQSGVTNLSICRDSSTGRKQRRKVQQNYFQRLKELILIIFSFIKLSTTITRSV, from the exons ATGGCCCAAGCATCTCAGACGGTCAGTTCACAAATGTTGAGTTCACAAACGTACTCTAGCGAGAAGATTGGCATGGGCACTCTTACCTCGGCTGCTGATTTGTCTGACATTATCATTTCTTGTTGCCTGGAGACGCAGTCTAACGAAGATTTTATGATCATGAagataaaattgaaaagtCTTCTGCGACAATTTGGTCTTGtccatttgctgaaaactgTAAAAGACACATTTGAACTGTTTGATACTGTCTTCTCAAACGAGCATCCCAATCTGACTGATCTGCAAAAGTTAGAGTTACTGAAGGAAGTAATGAAAGCAACAGGAAAACACCACATGGTTGACAAAGTGGGCCAAGCATATAAACAAATTTGTCAAATgcagtgtctgtctgcaacCGACTCACTGAACAGTACATCTAGTCAATGTCCACAACTGGTCTTTCAAA GTGAAGATGGTGATTTTAGAAATGAATATCTTGCTGGTAGTCATGGCATACGTGATGATCTACTGAAATATTTTTCTGTGGTCAAAGAAAACATAGGAAGACAATGGACTGACTTAGGCAGGAAGCTGGAGACAACCGAAGCAGACATTGAAGATATACAAGATCACAACAATAATCATTCAAGTTGCTGCTATGCTATGCTCATCAAATGGGAAAGAACAAATGGACAACACGCTACAAAGCTAAAGCTTGAACAAGCATTGACACGAATACAAAGAAAAGATATTGTTGACATGTTAAGAG CAACTTGCTCGGCTCAAAGTGGATTACCAATTTCAACACCAACTATGGTAGGATATGAGCAGCCTGCTGCTGCTCAAATTTTGCAAAACCCAGCTGATCCCATTTCCGTCTCATCTAACACATCACGTAAAATCAACCATCAAAATGGTGTCCAACAAAGTGGTGCAACTGGTCATCCAATGCAATGTTCAGATGCCTCTCACAAAATGGCATCTGATCATCGGTATCAAGTAGTGAAGCCTGAAGCTGACTTAACACATGTGCAGTTACAACAAAGTTCAAGTCTCAACTCACTTTCTTCACAGTATCCATTACAACCGATTGGTGTTCAGTCTAATCACGGTGACTGCTCACTGCTCATTGACACTCCAGATGATGTCGACCAAGCTTGCACACTACCTAAG GTTGATCATAGAAAACTGCTTGCTTCCTATAAGCGACAAGATCCATCCATGATCGATACATTCCATACAGTAGCCAAGAATCGAAAAATTTGTCATCTAGTTTTTGTAGCAGTTGGCAGAACTGGTGTAGGAAAAACAACTTCCATGAATGAAGTTCTTGGTACCATAACAAGAGAAAACAGTGATGCACAGCGTGGAACAATTGGCCAAGGAATG TCTGAAACTCAATTTGCTTCAACTTGGACAAGAAGTTACTCATATGAAGATTCTACTACATACAAGTTGAGTTTCATTGACACACCTGGCCTAGGTGACAACTCTTGTAATGGTCTCACTGATGAAGAAGTCTGCGAGCGGATCTGTTGGGCAACAGATCCTATCACAAAGGAAGAAAATACACAAGTCATGATGGTGTACTTCTCCCCAGCACCAAGCAGTATTGATGCTAAAGAAATTGAATCTATCAAAACGCTGGAAACAGCCACTGGCCTTGatttattttgtgttgtgctgaCCATGGCAAGGTCACCAATAACAAATGCCTGCCTTAAATGGGATGAATGTAAGCAAGACATAAAGAATTCTCTTGATGTCATCACTGAAGAGTTTCAAACTGATTACATCAATGAACACATTGAAGATGATGACTCCGATACTGACCGTGACCTACTGCTTAGTAATGCAAAGAAAGAGATcaatgctgatgctgatggTCTTCCCAAAAAACGAGGCATCAAGGAAAAATTTCTTCAAATTTTTTGGAGACGTAAGTTTCAGAAAACCAAAACACAGTGGTATGAAGAGAGGCTTCGTAGACAAAACAAGCTGCCTGTGCCTGTGGTAATGCTTGAAAACACAGAGTTACTGCAAACTGAAAA ttgcaATGTTGAGCAACTTTTCAAACACTGGGTTGAGTTGCTGGGTGAGAATTCACCTCTTTTCCTCCTCATGACATGTGACGAAGTCATGTCACACCCAAAGAGCAAGTTCTACTTTCAA GAACACAGAAAAGCTGGACAATCAGGCGTTACCAATCTTTCCATTTGTAGAGATAGTTCTACTGgaagaaagcaaagaagaaaagTTCAACAAA ATTATTTCCAAAGATTGAAAGAATTGATACTAATTATCTTTTC TTTCATCAAACTATCAACAACCATCACAAGATCCGTTTGA
- the LOC134197657 gene encoding glutamine--tRNA ligase-like, with protein sequence MIGSSGFVTELKVCCDKLESVARPKAFIQWVSHPVSCKVRLYNRLFKHAHPEDPTEVPGGFLSDCNRDALHVISNAVVDVSVSKCQAGDRFQFERIGYFTPHYDSTPEKLIFNCTVRLREDTSK encoded by the exons ATGATTG GTTCGTCTGGCTTTGTTACTGAACTAAAAGTTTGTTGTGATAAATTGGAATCAGTAGCCAGGCCCAAAGCTTTCATCCAGTGGGTGTCTCATCCAGTCAGCTGTAAAGTACGACTCTACAATAGATT ATTCAAGCATGCACATCCTGAAGATCCAACTGAAGTTCCAGGAGGATTTCTTAGCGACTGCAACAGG GATGCGTTACATGTGATATCCAATGCTGTTGTGGATGTGTCTGTATCAAAATGTCAGGCTGGCGATCGATTCCAGTTTGAAAGAATAGGCTATTTTACTCCTCACTATGACAGCACGCCAGAGAAG ttaattttcaACTGCACAGTTAGACTTCGGGAGGACACTAGCAAATGA